AACCTGCGATTGTTCCAACTTTTGTTACTTTAAACGTTTGACGTACTTCTGCTTGACCGATTACTTTTTCTTCGAATTCTGGATCTAACATACCTTGCATCGCTGCTTCGATCTCTTCGATTACTTTATAAATAATACGGTGTAAACGAATATCAACGTTCTCTAATTCAGCTGTACGCTTCGCATTTACATCTGGGCGTACGTTAAATCCAATTACAATTGCATTAGATGCAGAAGCTAAAATGATATCAGATTCTGTGATCGCACCTACGCCTGTATGGATAATTTTAACTTTAACGCCTTCAACATCAATTTTACGAAGTGATGCTGCCATTGCTTCTACAGAACCTTGTACGTCTGCTTTCACAATTAAGTTAATTTCTTTTACATCGCCCTCTTGGATTTGTTGGAATAAATCTTCAAGGCTTAATTTAGATTTTTCACCACGTTGAGCAAGTAACGCTTCTTGTGCACGTGATTCACCGATTTGACGAGCTTTCTTCTCATCAGCGAATGCCATGAAACGATCTCCCGCTTGTGGTACTTCGTTTAAACCTGTAATTTCAACAGGAGTTGATGGACCAGCAACTTTTACACGACGACCAATATCACTTACCATTGCACGAACACGTCCGAATGAAGTACCAACAACGATTGGGTCTCCAACTCGAAGCGTACCGTTTTGAACAAGTAATGTCGCGATAGTTCCTTTACCTTTATCAAGCTGTGCTTCAATTACAGTACCAGTTGCATAGCGGTTTGGATTTGCTTTATATTCTTCTACTTCACTTACAAGAAGAATCATTTCTAGTAAGTTGTCAATACCTTCACCTTGAATCGCAGAGATTGGCACGAAGATAGTATCTCCACCCCATGCTTCTGGAACTAATTCATATTCTGTCAGTTCTTGCATTACGCGATCAGGGTTCGCAGCTGGTTTATCCATTTTATTCACAGCAACAATAATTGGTACTCCTGCTGCTTTCGCATGGTTAATTGCTTCAACTGTTTGTGGCATAACACCGTCATCAGCTGCAACAACAAGGATTGTAATATCTGTTACTTGTGCACCACGAGCACGCATCGTTGTAAACGCCGCGTGACCAGGTGTATCTAAGAATGTAATCTTCTTGTCATTTACTTCAACTTGGTATGCACCAATATGCTGAGTAATTCCACCTGCTTCTCCAGCAGTTACTTTAGAGTTACGGATAGAGTCAAGTAATGTTGTTTTACCATGGTCAACGTGTCCCATGATTGTAACTACAGCTGGACGCTCTTTTAAGTTCTCTTCATCATCTTGCTCATCGATGAATGTTTCAAACTCAGTCTCGCTCACAATTACTTCTTCTTCTACTTCAATACCGTAGTCGTTAGCAATTAACTCAATTGTGTCTTTATCTAAGTCTTGGTTAATTGTTGCCATAATTCCAAGCATGAAGAGCTTCTTAATAATTTCAGATGGCTCTTTGCTTAATTTCTTAGCAAGGTCACCTACTGTAAGGCTTCCAGAGAAAGTAATTTTATCTGGTGTTTCTACAGTTTGTGTTTGTTGTCTTCCAGCAAAGTTTTCTTGACGCTTATCTTCGTTTCCTTTGCCTTTTTTCTTTTTCTTATTGCTGTTCTTTTTACTACGAACAACTTTTTCTTCTACTTCAAACTCATCTGCAACAGAAGGTTTTTCAGTTTGATACTCATTATCTAATTTGTTTACTACTTCATCGTCTAACATTGTCATATGATTCGAAACCTCGATATTCATTTCTTTTAGTTTTGTCATAAGATCTTTACTTGAGATATTATGTTTTTTTGCATATTCATGCACTCGAATTTTACTCATACCTTCACCCCCGGTAATTTGTATCGAGCATGCTACGCAGCTTTTTCGCAAAGCCTTCATCTAACACAGCTACAACGACTCGCTCATCTCTCCCAATCGCATGCCCTAATTGTTGTCGATTTTCGACCTTTCTCATTGGTACGTTGTAATACGTCGTTTTATCCGTAATACGCTTTGCAGTATTTGCTGACGCATCCTCAGATAGCAAAACAAGTTTTGCTTTGCCACTTCGTACTTCTTTTAAAACGAGTTCTTCACCCGAAATAATTTTTCGAGCCCGGTTTGCTAGTCCTAAAAACGATTTCCAATCGGACACTTATTTCGACTCCTTCTCAACAAGCTCAAGAAGCTCTTCATAAAGAGAACTGTCGATTTTCGCTTTTAGATGATGTTCCAAAACATTTTTCTTTTGAGCTTGAAGAATGCTTTCTTTATCTTTTGATAAATAAGCACCTCGTCCTGATTTCTTTCCAGTTAAATCAATAGACACTTCTCCCTCTTTGGAACGAACAATGCGAACGAGCTCTCGTTTTGATTTCATTTCTTGCGTTACAACACATTTTCGTAACGGAACTTTTCGATTGCTCATACTCATCACCTCTATTCGATTTCGTCTTCAACTGAATCGAATCCGAATGCGACTACGCTATCTTCTTCTGTTACAATACCAAGTTGTTTCGCATCAGACTCACTCTTAATATCAATTTTCCAACCTGTTAATTTAGCTGCTAGACGTGCATTTTGTCCACGTTTACCGATAGCTAATGACAGTTGGTGGTCTGGAACAACAACAGTTGTTGCTTTTTCTTCTTCATCTACAAGTACTTTCACAACTTGTGATGGGCTTAAAGCATTGGCAACATATTCTACTGGATCGTTTGACCAGCGAACGATGTCAATCTTTTCACCTTTTAGTTCGTCTACAATGCGTTGTACACGTTGTCCTTTTGGTCCTACACAAGAACCTACTGGATCAACATCAATGTTCTCTGCATGTACAGAGATTTTAGAACGATCGCCCGCTTCACGTGCTACAGAACGAATTTCAACAGTTCCATCATAAATTTCAGGAACTTCCATTTCGAATAAACGTTTTAAGAGACCAGGATGTGTACGTGATACGTAAATTTGTGGTCCTTTTGTTGTTTTTTCTACTTTCGTAATGAATACGCGAATGCGATCATGTGGTTTGTACTGTTCGTTTGGCATTTGCTCACTTACAGGTAATAAAGCTTCTACTTTCCCTAAGCTTACGTAAATGAAACGAGCATCCTGACGTTGTACGATACCAACCATGATATCTTCTTCACGGTCACTAAACTCAGAGTAAATAACACCACGCTCTGCTTCACGCACTCGTTGTGTTACAACTTGTTTTGCAGTTTGTGCTGCAATACGACCGAAATCTTTTGGTGTTACTTCAATTTCTAGTACGTCACCATCTTGATAGTTTGGATTAATTTGTCTTGCTTCTTCAACAGAAATTTCAAGACGTGGATCAAACACATTATCAACAACGTCTTTACGTGCTAAAACTTGGATTGTTCCCACTTCTGGGTTAAAGCTCACACGAACGTTTTGTGCTTGGTTAAAATTGCGTTTATAAGCAGAGATTAACGCTGCTTCAATCGCATCAATAATAATATCTTTGCTAATTCCTTTTTCTGACTCTAATACGAGCAAGGCATCTAACAACTCAGTGCTCATGAAGATCCCCCTTCTAACTAAAACGTAACAGCAAGTCGCGCATTTGCAACTTTATCCATTGGAATTTGGATTTCTTTTTTACGTGTTTTAATTGTTAATAATAGTGTAATTGTAGTACCATCATAGGAAAGCATTTTGCCTTCAAACATCTTTTCACCATCAATCGGCTCATATGTTTTAATTGCCACTTGTTTTCCTACCGCTTGCTGGAAGTCTTTCTCTTTCTTTAATGGGCGTTCTGCTCCAGGAGATGACACATCCAAAAAGTAAAGATGAGGAATTGGATCCTCTTTATCTAAAGCTTCGCTTAAACGTTCACTCACCGCACCGCATTCTTCAATGTCGACTCCCTTTTCAGAATCGATGAATACGCGTAAGAACCAGTCTTGTCCTTCTTTCACATACTCTACATCTACAAGTTCAAGATTTAACTCTTCAACGATTGGCTGCGCAAATGCTTCTACAACTTCTGTGACTTTCTTATCCATAAACAGCCTCCTTCCTGCCGTCATGTACCATTTACAAGAAAAGACCCCGTCCATAGAACGGTCTATCTTATTCTTTCTCGTTAGCTAACAAAAGCCCCTGCCGTTAAGCAGGGAATATCTGTCTTAGTATTACCAAATTTAAGAAGTAAAACTTGTAACAAAATATGTATATACGACAGAAATTTCTTACCTCTCCACATCAATAAAATGTAGATAGTAACACGAAAGAGTGGGTTTCCCCACTCTTTTTTTCACACAATATACATGACATGGTTATCTCGGTTAATAGTATACCATAGCAAATGTTGATTTGCAAAGACTTTTCCTACCTATTAGAACAGTGATAACTGGTTTTGGTCAGGTAGATCCCCTAAGCAACCTTGACTATCTAGATACTCAATAATTGTTTTTGAAACCTTACTGCGTTGCTGTAAATCTTCTTTTGATAAGAAATCTCCATTTTTGCGTGCTTCTACAATACTTAAAGCTGCGTTTGTACCAAGTCCAGGCACTGCATTAAATGGAGGAATTAACGTATCCCCATCAATAATAAAGTCTGTTGCATGTGAGCGATATAAATCAACCTTTTGGAATGAGTATCCACGCTCACACATTTCAAGTGTCATTTCTAGTACCGTTAATAAACTCTTCTCTTTCGGCGCTGCATCCAAACCTTTTTGCGCAATTTCATCAATTCTTGCACGTATAGATGCTGAACCTTTCGCCATCGCTTCTACGTCAAAGTCATCTGCACGAACCGTAAAGTATGCGGCATAGAATAGAAGCGCGAAATGTACTTTAAAGTATGCGATACGCACAGCCATAAGTACG
This Bacillus paramycoides DNA region includes the following protein-coding sequences:
- the rnpM gene encoding RNase P modulator RnpM yields the protein MSNRKVPLRKCVVTQEMKSKRELVRIVRSKEGEVSIDLTGKKSGRGAYLSKDKESILQAQKKNVLEHHLKAKIDSSLYEELLELVEKESK
- the nusA gene encoding transcription termination factor NusA — translated: MSTELLDALLVLESEKGISKDIIIDAIEAALISAYKRNFNQAQNVRVSFNPEVGTIQVLARKDVVDNVFDPRLEISVEEARQINPNYQDGDVLEIEVTPKDFGRIAAQTAKQVVTQRVREAERGVIYSEFSDREEDIMVGIVQRQDARFIYVSLGKVEALLPVSEQMPNEQYKPHDRIRVFITKVEKTTKGPQIYVSRTHPGLLKRLFEMEVPEIYDGTVEIRSVAREAGDRSKISVHAENIDVDPVGSCVGPKGQRVQRIVDELKGEKIDIVRWSNDPVEYVANALSPSQVVKVLVDEEEKATTVVVPDHQLSLAIGKRGQNARLAAKLTGWKIDIKSESDAKQLGIVTEEDSVVAFGFDSVEDEIE
- the rimP gene encoding ribosome maturation factor RimP is translated as MDKKVTEVVEAFAQPIVEELNLELVDVEYVKEGQDWFLRVFIDSEKGVDIEECGAVSERLSEALDKEDPIPHLYFLDVSSPGAERPLKKEKDFQQAVGKQVAIKTYEPIDGEKMFEGKMLSYDGTTITLLLTIKTRKKEIQIPMDKVANARLAVTF
- a CDS encoding YlxQ family RNA-binding protein, yielding MSDWKSFLGLANRARKIISGEELVLKEVRSGKAKLVLLSEDASANTAKRITDKTTYYNVPMRKVENRQQLGHAIGRDERVVVAVLDEGFAKKLRSMLDTNYRG
- the infB gene encoding translation initiation factor IF-2; the encoded protein is MSKIRVHEYAKKHNISSKDLMTKLKEMNIEVSNHMTMLDDEVVNKLDNEYQTEKPSVADEFEVEEKVVRSKKNSNKKKKKGKGNEDKRQENFAGRQQTQTVETPDKITFSGSLTVGDLAKKLSKEPSEIIKKLFMLGIMATINQDLDKDTIELIANDYGIEVEEEVIVSETEFETFIDEQDDEENLKERPAVVTIMGHVDHGKTTLLDSIRNSKVTAGEAGGITQHIGAYQVEVNDKKITFLDTPGHAAFTTMRARGAQVTDITILVVAADDGVMPQTVEAINHAKAAGVPIIVAVNKMDKPAANPDRVMQELTEYELVPEAWGGDTIFVPISAIQGEGIDNLLEMILLVSEVEEYKANPNRYATGTVIEAQLDKGKGTIATLLVQNGTLRVGDPIVVGTSFGRVRAMVSDIGRRVKVAGPSTPVEITGLNEVPQAGDRFMAFADEKKARQIGESRAQEALLAQRGEKSKLSLEDLFQQIQEGDVKEINLIVKADVQGSVEAMAASLRKIDVEGVKVKIIHTGVGAITESDIILASASNAIVIGFNVRPDVNAKRTAELENVDIRLHRIIYKVIEEIEAAMQGMLDPEFEEKVIGQAEVRQTFKVTKVGTIAGCYVTDGKITRDSGVRIIRDGVVIFEGQLDTLKRFKDDVKEVAQNYECGITIERYNDLKEGDIIEAYIMEEVKR